From Leptospira congkakensis, one genomic window encodes:
- a CDS encoding DUF342 domain-containing protein: MPGPDSYTDRILQDLEASENGYFQIENSGGKAVLKITKPGTKGKKVDYKDVLARVQLFGVEGYNQEQIKKIVALAENKPIEIGTWSKGDPISSYADITISEDHMEAKMVLHPPKHGGDLLTEYQLREQIASVGISVGIIDVVIQNQIKNPNFFVPYTIAKGFPPVPGKDGQIKIYFRSDNKPQLEEDEHGRIDYKNIAVIQSVKPGDLIAERIPPKKGEFGKTVNGTIIPYQEEKAVDWHLGPNVELKEDKLYAKIAGRPVLSAAMEIKVDEVIQLEAVDYSTGNIDFPGTIIVEEKIGDGFSLTTNGSIIIRNSVGKAFLKAKGDIVLSGGFMGRGEGYIESEGNIYAKFVEQGKLAAQGSIFVEEAVMHSEISAKDFIRVMGGRGEVIGGTVIAGNSLTCAKLGAVVETKTKVAIGTPPELLDELNRMKKEIAEKEITLHKVQLTLTKLVEKSQKKELTLEEKETITKLKDANDKFTKVLEMESKQFETALGSYEPNPDAFVDVEREVFPGVDLSFGAGKNYRMGINSLVGKTHFYLGTDGSIQTERTVIRKED; this comes from the coding sequence ATGCCCGGCCCAGACTCTTATACAGATCGAATCCTACAAGATTTAGAAGCCTCCGAAAACGGTTATTTCCAAATCGAAAACTCCGGTGGCAAAGCCGTATTAAAAATCACAAAACCTGGGACCAAAGGTAAAAAAGTCGATTACAAAGATGTCCTCGCAAGGGTGCAACTTTTTGGAGTTGAAGGTTACAACCAGGAACAAATCAAAAAAATCGTTGCCCTTGCCGAAAACAAACCAATAGAAATTGGAACTTGGTCTAAGGGTGATCCTATCAGTTCCTATGCTGACATCACTATCTCTGAAGATCATATGGAAGCCAAAATGGTTCTCCACCCACCCAAACATGGAGGGGACCTTCTCACCGAATACCAGTTACGTGAACAAATTGCTTCGGTGGGAATTTCCGTCGGTATCATTGATGTGGTCATTCAAAATCAAATCAAAAACCCAAACTTTTTTGTTCCTTATACCATTGCCAAAGGATTTCCGCCAGTACCAGGCAAAGATGGTCAAATCAAAATATACTTCCGTTCAGACAACAAACCCCAACTAGAAGAAGATGAACACGGTCGTATTGATTATAAAAACATAGCAGTCATCCAATCCGTAAAACCGGGGGATCTCATTGCCGAACGAATTCCTCCCAAAAAAGGGGAATTTGGAAAAACCGTCAACGGAACCATCATCCCCTATCAAGAAGAAAAAGCCGTGGATTGGCATCTTGGTCCCAATGTAGAGTTAAAAGAGGACAAACTGTACGCCAAAATTGCTGGCCGACCAGTCCTTTCTGCTGCCATGGAAATCAAAGTGGATGAAGTCATCCAACTAGAAGCAGTAGACTATTCTACAGGAAATATTGATTTTCCAGGAACCATCATCGTGGAAGAAAAAATCGGAGATGGATTTTCTTTAACCACAAACGGAAGTATCATCATTCGTAATTCTGTGGGTAAGGCTTTTCTCAAAGCCAAAGGTGATATTGTTTTATCCGGCGGATTTATGGGACGCGGTGAAGGTTATATCGAATCCGAAGGAAATATCTACGCCAAGTTTGTAGAACAAGGAAAACTTGCAGCCCAAGGAAGTATCTTTGTAGAAGAGGCCGTGATGCATTCCGAAATCTCTGCTAAAGATTTTATCCGTGTGATGGGTGGGCGAGGAGAAGTGATCGGTGGAACAGTGATTGCTGGAAACTCTCTCACCTGTGCGAAACTGGGAGCTGTGGTAGAAACCAAAACCAAAGTTGCTATCGGAACGCCACCTGAGTTACTCGATGAACTCAACCGGATGAAAAAGGAAATTGCCGAAAAAGAAATTACTCTCCACAAAGTCCAACTAACACTCACTAAACTGGTAGAAAAAAGTCAAAAAAAAGAACTGACATTGGAAGAAAAAGAAACCATCACCAAACTAAAGGACGCAAACGATAAATTTACCAAAGTTTTAGAAATGGAATCCAAACAATTTGAAACTGCTCTTGGTTCTTATGAGCCAAACCCAGATGCTTTTGTGGATGTAGAAAGAGAAGTATTTCCTGGTGTGGACTTAAGTTTTGGAGCTGGGAAAAACTATCGTATGGGAATCAATTCCCTAGTAGGAAAAACACATTTTTATTTAGGAACTGACGGAAGCATTCAAACAGAACGAACCGTCATCAGGAAAGAAGACTAA
- a CDS encoding glycosyl transferase, translating into MKIYFYISGHGFGHISRSGNIIRRLLKEEFIEEIHLISTRISFLDFTHPKLKTRNLKLDVGVSQKNSLSIDLQTTKDELIDFEKKKTSLLKEETEYCKKNKIGLILTDSSSFPITIALETGVPSIFIGNFTWDYIYKNYAKDDSYFGNLSEQLEVEYGFATEALVLPFFCPMPPFLEKTNIGLVGRKPTLSKLQARQKFGFNDDTTYILLSFGAYGLEGTKLQTENLPKSIQLVAYGVPGIQTEGILVPEVSHYPDLVTAADFVCTKPGYGILAECYYAKTPILYTDRGDFSEYIHLVNALDLYFRSAYMDLRRIISCQFEEVLTLINTIDSMTPKLELKTDGEEDVVSRLLEYN; encoded by the coding sequence ATGAAAATTTATTTTTATATTTCAGGCCATGGATTTGGTCATATCAGTCGGTCTGGAAATATCATAAGGCGTCTTCTAAAAGAAGAGTTCATCGAAGAAATTCATTTAATCAGCACTCGAATTTCATTTTTAGATTTCACCCATCCGAAACTAAAAACTCGGAACCTAAAACTAGATGTGGGTGTATCACAAAAAAATTCTTTATCCATTGATTTACAAACCACCAAAGATGAACTTATCGATTTTGAAAAAAAGAAAACATCACTACTAAAAGAAGAAACAGAATATTGCAAAAAAAACAAAATAGGTTTAATCTTAACCGATAGTTCTTCTTTTCCCATCACCATTGCTCTAGAAACAGGAGTTCCTAGTATTTTCATTGGAAACTTTACCTGGGATTATATTTATAAAAATTACGCAAAAGATGATTCCTATTTTGGGAACTTAAGTGAGCAACTAGAAGTGGAATACGGATTTGCGACAGAGGCCCTTGTATTACCATTTTTTTGCCCCATGCCTCCATTCTTAGAAAAAACTAACATTGGTCTTGTGGGGAGAAAACCAACCCTCTCCAAATTACAAGCGAGACAAAAATTTGGATTCAATGACGACACCACTTATATCCTTTTATCTTTTGGAGCTTATGGCCTAGAAGGAACCAAACTACAAACAGAAAATCTTCCAAAGTCCATTCAGCTCGTGGCTTATGGAGTTCCCGGAATTCAAACGGAAGGGATTTTAGTCCCTGAAGTATCACATTATCCCGATCTAGTGACAGCTGCTGATTTTGTTTGTACAAAACCTGGATATGGAATTTTAGCCGAATGTTATTATGCCAAAACTCCTATTCTTTATACAGATCGTGGTGATTTTAGCGAATACATCCATTTGGTAAATGCTCTGGATTTATACTTTCGCTCTGCTTATATGGATCTTCGCAGAATAATTTCTTGTCAATTTGAAGAAGTGCTGACTCTAATTAATACAATCGACTCCATGACTCCGAAGTTAGAACTAAAAACCGATGGAGAGGAGGATGTTGTTTCTCGTTTGTTAGAATACAATTAA
- a CDS encoding TrmH family RNA methyltransferase: MPNRRQYITSFSNPKVKWVAGLKEKRNRDEEKKFFIEGYREIKKAITNNQNSPIPCLPVNITSLFISPECFLGENEETLIRSVHCPIFELPRKIFEKISYRDRPDGLIAVAETPDAQVPWEKIKSIDTNPILIIEGVEKPGNLGTILRTAEGAGVGLVIVTDPRIDLFNPNVVRASTGTIFTLPVYIGDLKEVLNNFHDKGYKRYAVTPEGKTLYTSVNMQEKSVFLFGSEQYGLSPDAKNLSDDTLHLPMLGEADSLNLAMSCGIVLYESIRQRNK, translated from the coding sequence ATGCCAAACAGAAGACAATACATCACTAGTTTTTCCAATCCCAAAGTCAAATGGGTGGCTGGACTTAAAGAAAAAAGAAACCGCGATGAAGAAAAAAAATTCTTCATCGAAGGGTATCGCGAAATTAAAAAAGCAATCACAAACAACCAAAACTCGCCTATCCCTTGTTTGCCAGTGAACATCACAAGTTTATTCATTTCCCCAGAATGTTTTTTGGGAGAAAATGAAGAAACACTCATTAGATCTGTTCATTGTCCTATCTTTGAACTTCCTCGCAAAATTTTTGAAAAAATATCTTACAGAGATAGACCTGACGGGCTTATCGCAGTCGCAGAAACGCCGGATGCACAAGTTCCTTGGGAAAAAATAAAATCCATCGATACCAATCCCATCCTCATCATTGAAGGAGTGGAAAAACCGGGAAACCTGGGCACCATCCTCCGCACAGCAGAAGGAGCTGGTGTTGGTCTCGTGATTGTGACCGATCCAAGGATCGATCTTTTTAATCCGAATGTGGTGCGTGCAAGCACTGGAACTATTTTCACTTTGCCAGTTTACATTGGAGATTTAAAAGAAGTCCTTAACAATTTCCATGATAAAGGATACAAACGTTATGCGGTCACTCCCGAAGGAAAAACCTTATATACTTCCGTCAATATGCAGGAAAAATCCGTGTTTCTTTTTGGCAGCGAACAATATGGACTGAGTCCTGATGCAAAAAATCTTTCTGATGACACTCTCCACTTACCAATGCTCGGAGAAGCTGATTCCTTAAATTTGGCTATGTCTTGTGGAATCGTACTGTACGAATCCATTCGCCAAAGAAACAAATGA
- a CDS encoding class I SAM-dependent methyltransferase has product MTKSYELLDSGDLSKLEIVGGYKLHRSSPTSAYGKENPEIWNDLHAHYIKNDSGSGHWNFQKKVPESFTIEFSNLTFKIKLTPFGHIGLFPEQETNWNRIREIGKKKQGLEVLNLFAYSGGSTLACLDAGMSVCHVDASKGMVDWARENAKLSGLDSKPVRWIVDDVMKFIRREIKRGKKYQGLILDPPSFGRGSKGEVWKIEENLSELMDALMELSDSKPEFVILSCHSQGFSPLTLERILSSRIKTKGNYQTSELFIPEKSGKKYPAGFCTFFSK; this is encoded by the coding sequence ATGACAAAAAGTTACGAACTCTTGGATTCTGGTGACCTATCCAAATTAGAAATCGTTGGCGGTTACAAACTCCATCGTTCCTCCCCCACTTCAGCGTATGGAAAAGAAAATCCTGAGATTTGGAACGACCTCCATGCCCATTATATCAAAAATGATTCTGGGTCGGGACATTGGAATTTCCAAAAAAAAGTTCCCGAAAGTTTCACCATCGAATTCTCAAATTTAACTTTTAAAATCAAACTCACTCCATTTGGTCATATTGGCCTTTTCCCAGAACAAGAAACCAATTGGAACCGCATCCGAGAGATTGGAAAAAAGAAACAAGGCCTGGAAGTTTTAAACCTGTTTGCTTATTCAGGCGGATCGACACTTGCATGTCTTGATGCAGGGATGAGTGTCTGCCATGTGGATGCTTCCAAAGGAATGGTGGACTGGGCAAGGGAAAATGCAAAACTCTCTGGACTCGATTCGAAACCTGTGCGTTGGATTGTGGATGATGTGATGAAGTTCATTCGACGCGAAATCAAACGCGGAAAAAAATACCAAGGCCTTATCCTCGACCCACCTAGTTTTGGACGCGGTTCCAAAGGTGAGGTTTGGAAAATTGAAGAGAACTTAAGTGAACTGATGGATGCTCTCATGGAACTCTCCGATTCCAAACCTGAATTTGTCATCCTCAGTTGTCATAGCCAAGGTTTTAGTCCTTTGACATTAGAAAGAATTTTATCTTCACGAATCAAAACCAAAGGGAACTACCAAACATCCGAATTATTCATTCCAGAAAAATCAGGGAAAAAATATCCTGCTGGATTTTGTACTTTCTTCTCTAAATAA
- a CDS encoding SpoIIE family protein phosphatase yields MKKPFAAPSFFLFSILTLFFTHPLFPETQNDIGERIIHTTKFSYWIDPTSSVPLESVLETGSFQKLKDPFVNFGFLEGTLWLRLDPKDFPDPSKYPLLLIQAHNIDLVELFHKNDGSKYIISKSGHIQPVFQREIPHRNFVFRIGHERETILIAMKSEISLQFSLIFTNQRNLQREDYITQWIYGLFFGSLGIIILYNLAIAFFVRDRNYFYYIGYVLFFGLGQLSLLGFWGYFFVPDSYFWKRIGIPVFFSICLFFFVLFTSNFLKLKIRVPKIARFYQVLGFFSLLNAAVALFGGISEASIGVTWLSVSICFSLLGVLIWGISKRLRSFYYFAIAFVLLLITCIVYGLLKFGFLSTNPFLEEMLFPIASLADITLFAFALADRIQLLRQEKDLALAQVTSLRKERKISRDILMQSLPKTIPDVKNLQMQIYIQPMKDVGGDFYEYFSPNPYELGIVLCDVSGHGIPASLISAMGKVAFTTQKDNISSPKQVLEGMNRVLYGNCNPQYVTASYVYLNTSTKVWRFGRAGHPSAYLQRVGGEIIKVHPKGKIIGVFPEIQIEETTHRVEPKDRILILSDGVLECFNPEGAMYGESGLLEFLRVNREIPNHLFKIKLIQDLESFSKTEIKDWDDDLTFIFLELV; encoded by the coding sequence TTGAAAAAACCATTCGCCGCTCCGAGTTTCTTCCTCTTTTCCATCCTTACTCTTTTTTTTACCCATCCTCTTTTTCCAGAAACCCAAAATGATATTGGAGAAAGGATCATCCATACTACAAAGTTTTCTTATTGGATTGATCCTACCTCTTCCGTTCCCTTAGAATCTGTATTAGAAACTGGTTCTTTCCAAAAATTAAAAGATCCCTTTGTTAACTTTGGATTTTTAGAAGGGACACTTTGGCTGAGGCTCGATCCCAAAGATTTTCCCGATCCTTCGAAATACCCACTCCTCCTCATACAGGCACATAATATTGATTTGGTGGAACTATTCCACAAAAACGATGGTTCAAAATATATAATTTCCAAATCAGGGCATATCCAACCCGTGTTCCAAAGAGAAATCCCTCATAGAAATTTTGTCTTTCGGATCGGACATGAAAGAGAAACCATACTCATTGCAATGAAATCAGAAATTTCTTTGCAGTTTTCTCTTATTTTTACCAACCAAAGAAATCTCCAAAGAGAAGATTATATCACACAATGGATTTATGGATTATTTTTTGGAAGTTTAGGAATCATCATTTTATACAATCTAGCCATAGCATTTTTTGTTAGAGATCGAAACTATTTTTATTATATCGGTTATGTATTGTTTTTTGGACTCGGACAACTTTCTCTACTCGGATTCTGGGGTTATTTTTTTGTTCCCGATTCCTATTTTTGGAAACGGATAGGGATTCCTGTTTTTTTTAGTATCTGTCTTTTTTTCTTTGTTCTATTCACTTCTAATTTTTTAAAACTAAAAATCAGAGTTCCTAAAATAGCTCGGTTCTATCAGGTTTTAGGATTTTTTTCACTCCTCAATGCCGCAGTGGCTTTGTTTGGTGGAATTTCAGAAGCATCGATTGGTGTGACTTGGCTTTCCGTATCCATTTGTTTTAGTTTACTCGGAGTTTTGATTTGGGGAATTTCTAAACGGCTTAGGTCTTTTTATTATTTTGCCATCGCCTTTGTTTTATTACTGATTACTTGTATTGTTTATGGATTACTCAAATTTGGATTTCTTTCTACCAATCCATTTTTAGAAGAGATGTTATTTCCCATCGCTTCCCTTGCAGACATCACTTTGTTTGCATTTGCTTTGGCTGATCGTATCCAACTATTACGACAAGAAAAAGATTTAGCCCTGGCCCAAGTCACAAGTCTACGAAAGGAAAGAAAAATTTCTCGGGACATTCTCATGCAGTCCCTACCAAAAACAATTCCTGATGTAAAAAACTTACAAATGCAAATTTACATCCAACCGATGAAAGATGTTGGTGGGGATTTTTACGAATACTTTTCTCCTAATCCTTATGAACTAGGGATTGTTCTTTGTGATGTTTCAGGGCATGGGATTCCTGCCTCTCTCATCTCTGCTATGGGGAAAGTTGCCTTTACCACGCAAAAAGACAATATCTCATCCCCGAAACAAGTTTTAGAAGGAATGAATCGCGTGTTATACGGGAACTGCAATCCGCAGTATGTTACGGCTTCATATGTATATCTCAATACATCCACCAAAGTTTGGAGATTTGGAAGGGCCGGCCACCCGAGTGCTTACCTCCAAAGGGTGGGCGGTGAGATCATCAAAGTCCATCCCAAGGGGAAAATCATTGGAGTTTTTCCAGAAATTCAAATCGAAGAAACCACACATAGAGTGGAACCAAAAGATAGAATCCTTATCTTAAGTGATGGAGTTTTGGAATGTTTTAATCCAGAAGGTGCCATGTATGGAGAATCAGGCCTTCTCGAATTTTTACGTGTGAACCGTGAAATACCAAACCATCTTTTCAAAATAAAACTCATCCAAGATTTAGAGTCATTTTCTAAAACAGAAATAAAAGACTGGGACGACGACCTAACCTTTATTTTTCTGGAATTGGTATGA
- a CDS encoding citrate synthase produces MSEKAILKVDGKEFELPILTGSENEKAIDITKLRQLSGYVTIDSGYLNTGACTSEITFLDGEQGILRYRGIPIDDLAAKSTFTEVAYLLIYGKLPNDTQLKEWNTSITNHTMIHEDLKRLFNGFPKDGHPMAIMSCMMGCLSTYYQDSYDPMNEEHREISIIRLLAKFPTIAAYAYKKSIGQPIIHPLNELDYASNFMNMMFAVPAEDYHIDPEIVSALNLLLILHADHEQNCSTSTVRLVGSSLANLYGAISAGILALWGPRHGGANQEVLEMLEGIKKSGLSVKKIVEQAKDKNSSFRLNGFGHRVYKNFDPRAKIIKVACDKVLNKLGIKDPLLDIAKELEEAALNDPYFVERKLYPNVDFYSGIIYRALGIPTNMFTVMFAMGRLPGWIAQWKEMIEDPSLKIGRPRQIYTGPQEISYEAAKKQA; encoded by the coding sequence ATGTCCGAAAAGGCAATTCTGAAAGTGGATGGAAAAGAGTTTGAACTTCCGATTTTAACAGGAAGTGAAAACGAGAAGGCAATTGATATTACTAAACTCCGCCAATTGTCCGGTTATGTTACGATTGATTCCGGTTATTTAAATACAGGTGCTTGCACCAGTGAGATTACCTTTCTCGATGGAGAACAGGGGATTCTTCGTTATCGCGGAATTCCTATCGATGATTTGGCCGCTAAGTCTACCTTTACTGAAGTAGCTTATTTACTCATCTACGGCAAACTTCCAAACGATACACAACTCAAAGAGTGGAATACCTCCATTACAAACCATACAATGATCCATGAGGATCTCAAACGTCTGTTCAACGGTTTTCCAAAAGATGGACACCCGATGGCGATCATGTCTTGTATGATGGGATGTTTGTCTACCTACTACCAAGATAGTTATGATCCAATGAATGAGGAACACAGAGAAATCTCCATCATTCGACTTCTTGCAAAATTTCCAACGATCGCTGCTTACGCTTATAAAAAATCTATCGGACAACCGATCATCCATCCACTCAACGAGTTAGATTATGCATCTAACTTCATGAATATGATGTTTGCGGTTCCTGCTGAAGATTACCATATCGATCCAGAAATTGTTTCGGCACTCAACCTACTACTCATCCTTCACGCAGACCATGAACAAAACTGTTCTACATCTACTGTGCGTTTGGTGGGATCTTCCCTTGCCAACTTGTATGGTGCGATTTCTGCAGGAATCCTAGCTCTTTGGGGACCACGTCACGGTGGAGCCAACCAAGAAGTTTTGGAAATGTTAGAAGGAATCAAAAAGAGCGGGCTATCTGTGAAAAAAATCGTAGAACAAGCCAAAGACAAAAACTCCAGTTTCCGATTGAATGGATTTGGTCACCGCGTTTACAAAAACTTTGACCCACGAGCAAAAATCATCAAAGTTGCTTGTGATAAAGTTTTAAACAAACTAGGAATCAAAGACCCACTTCTTGACATTGCAAAAGAATTGGAAGAAGCAGCTCTTAACGATCCGTACTTTGTAGAAAGAAAACTTTATCCAAACGTAGACTTCTACTCAGGAATCATCTACCGTGCTCTTGGAATTCCTACCAATATGTTTACAGTAATGTTTGCTATGGGAAGACTTCCAGGTTGGATTGCGCAGTGGAAAGAGATGATCGAAGACCCAAGTTTAAAGATTGGCCGACCTCGCCAAATTTACACTGGTCCACAAGAAATCTCTTACGAAGCAGCCAAAAAACAGGCCTAA
- a CDS encoding lytic transglycosylase domain-containing protein, which produces MRHFWLASRILLFFTTSLFAETDLQYLIKSHQWGQIENHFRNTNPSRESEVYSLIEFHEKSPNGEKEKRFRYLISLVRGVFVTESSEEEVRKILTQTMPFQTTIFKLSYWKLYTEITQRNYLTPAERIQYLNRLNLEEDPICRRLLDELVRLLAANNQWKEILDKINSVQESHRKYLLTGDTQYRYGKAKLVLGDEKSAVEEWLNCLSREGLSDSTVHLIAADWSKYKGSGSILQLAPSELTLLLPAISNNDKEALFRTRPELFSTRLAYYEGFKHLASILTKTGKINELFRVLRSNKTFVDMDSSYIVSLADILYQQNKFQNAIELLKTFPGKDAGYYRVLAATYDRLGDREMYFENLILYLGKYPFNLFYQDRLIEYLVNRKGDKSNYAPLTKFERALAEIPNLPVKGRLVYWYLRSLKESGDTEKLKKELKRYYALCPGSYYTRVIREEFLSIIKEGNKPDNPTYNKEYLFEYLSYTAGIPEESYSILGRNLGFVYPKDSYELGNKLGGMSSRIQGHKLLNLAKEYFRLGEDSLGLSLVNFHTKRENLSDEEKDEILVGIGDLTYNTYYTAFHTRSLLKRHFIPDDPILLPTSLSVRIYPRPHQSIVSRYAQENDISEDKVYALMRQESFFKETATSRSNARGLMQIMPATGKELASRMGINSYSLYEPETSIRLGTKFLAYLLKSNGNELKWASIAYNGGPGNLRKWKKSVYTGDFNHFLEDLPYKESRDYCRIVVSNFYAYDIMKKYHKL; this is translated from the coding sequence ATGAGGCATTTTTGGTTAGCAAGTAGAATTCTTCTCTTTTTCACAACATCCCTATTTGCGGAGACTGACCTTCAATATTTAATCAAATCACACCAATGGGGACAAATCGAAAACCATTTTCGAAATACAAATCCTTCCCGCGAAAGTGAAGTGTACAGCCTGATCGAATTCCACGAAAAATCACCTAACGGGGAAAAGGAGAAACGATTTCGGTATTTGATTTCCTTAGTCCGTGGTGTGTTTGTCACAGAATCTTCGGAAGAAGAAGTAAGAAAAATCCTGACACAAACCATGCCTTTCCAAACGACTATTTTTAAACTCAGTTATTGGAAATTATACACGGAAATCACACAAAGAAACTACCTCACCCCAGCCGAAAGAATCCAATACCTAAACCGATTGAATTTAGAAGAAGATCCTATTTGTCGTAGGCTTCTCGATGAACTGGTTCGTCTTCTCGCCGCAAACAACCAGTGGAAAGAAATATTAGATAAAATTAATTCCGTCCAAGAATCTCACAGAAAATACCTTCTGACTGGGGACACCCAATACAGATACGGAAAAGCAAAACTTGTCTTAGGTGATGAAAAATCGGCGGTTGAAGAATGGTTGAACTGCCTATCAAGAGAAGGGCTTTCCGATTCTACGGTCCACCTAATCGCCGCTGACTGGTCCAAATACAAAGGTTCGGGAAGTATTTTACAACTGGCTCCGTCAGAACTTACATTATTACTTCCGGCTATCAGTAATAATGATAAAGAAGCCTTGTTCCGAACAAGACCCGAACTATTTTCTACTAGACTTGCTTATTACGAAGGGTTCAAACACCTCGCATCGATTTTAACAAAAACGGGGAAAATAAACGAACTTTTTAGGGTTTTACGTTCCAATAAAACCTTTGTAGATATGGATTCTTCGTATATTGTTAGCTTAGCTGATATTTTATACCAACAAAACAAATTCCAAAATGCCATTGAACTTTTAAAAACATTTCCAGGGAAAGATGCGGGTTATTACCGAGTCCTTGCTGCCACTTACGACAGATTAGGTGACCGTGAAATGTATTTTGAAAACCTAATTTTATATTTAGGAAAATATCCGTTTAATCTTTTTTACCAAGATCGTCTCATCGAATACTTAGTGAATCGAAAAGGAGACAAATCAAATTATGCACCACTAACAAAATTTGAAAGAGCACTCGCGGAAATTCCAAACCTTCCCGTCAAAGGCCGACTTGTGTATTGGTATTTACGATCTCTGAAAGAAAGTGGTGATACAGAGAAATTAAAAAAAGAACTAAAAAGATACTATGCCCTTTGTCCTGGATCCTATTACACAAGGGTCATCCGCGAAGAATTTTTATCCATTATCAAAGAAGGAAACAAACCAGACAATCCCACCTATAACAAAGAATATCTTTTTGAATATTTATCCTATACGGCAGGAATTCCAGAAGAGTCCTACTCCATCCTTGGTCGAAACTTAGGATTTGTGTATCCAAAAGATTCTTATGAACTTGGAAACAAACTAGGTGGAATGAGTTCGAGAATCCAAGGGCATAAACTTCTAAATCTTGCCAAAGAATACTTCCGATTGGGAGAAGATAGTTTGGGTTTAAGTTTAGTCAACTTTCACACAAAAAGAGAAAACCTTTCAGATGAAGAAAAGGATGAAATTTTGGTGGGGATTGGTGACTTAACATATAACACGTATTATACGGCATTTCATACAAGGTCTCTACTCAAAAGACATTTTATCCCGGATGATCCCATCCTTTTACCCACTTCCCTCTCCGTCAGAATCTATCCCAGACCCCACCAAAGTATTGTTTCCCGTTACGCGCAGGAAAATGATATCTCGGAAGACAAAGTTTATGCTCTGATGCGCCAAGAATCCTTCTTTAAGGAAACTGCCACTTCGCGTTCCAATGCGCGGGGCCTTATGCAAATTATGCCAGCCACAGGGAAGGAATTAGCCTCTCGGATGGGAATCAATTCTTACTCTCTCTACGAACCAGAAACTTCTATCCGTTTGGGGACAAAGTTTTTGGCCTACCTTTTGAAATCCAATGGGAACGAATTGAAATGGGCTTCCATTGCTTATAACGGAGGCCCGGGGAATTTACGGAAGTGGAAGAAGTCCGTTTATACCGGCGATTTTAACCATTTTTTGGAAGATCTTCCTTACAAAGAATCAAGGGATTACTGTCGCATCGTAGTTTCGAATTTCTACGCATATGACATCATGAAAAAATACCATAAGTTGTAA